In Terriglobales bacterium, one DNA window encodes the following:
- a CDS encoding ATP-binding cassette domain-containing protein: MPSPTVQLEKVRKSYDHFVAVDDLSFQILPGTIYGLLGPNGAGKTSSLRMMIGITVPDAGQVRLFGEPFQRGHLRRVGYLPEERGLYKKMKVLEQLVFLGEIRGLNARDAAARARRWCERLELAAWMPKKVEELSKGMQQKVQFIAALLHEPELIMMDEPFAGLDPVNA; the protein is encoded by the coding sequence ATGCCCAGCCCCACTGTCCAGCTCGAGAAGGTGCGCAAGAGCTACGACCACTTCGTGGCCGTGGACGATCTTTCCTTCCAGATCCTGCCCGGGACCATCTACGGCCTGCTCGGCCCCAACGGCGCCGGCAAGACCAGCAGCCTGCGCATGATGATCGGCATCACCGTGCCCGACGCCGGCCAGGTGCGGCTCTTCGGCGAGCCCTTCCAGCGCGGCCACCTGCGCCGCGTCGGCTACCTCCCCGAGGAGCGCGGCCTCTACAAGAAGATGAAGGTGCTGGAGCAATTGGTCTTCCTGGGCGAGATCCGCGGCTTGAACGCGCGCGACGCCGCGGCGCGCGCCCGCCGCTGGTGTGAGCGCCTGGAACTGGCCGCCTGGATGCCCAAGAAGGTCGAGGAACTCTCCAAGGGCATGCAGCAGAAGGTGCAGTTCATCGCCGCCCTGCTGCACGAGCCCGAACTGATCATGATGGACGAGCCCTTCGCCGGCCTCGACCCGGTCAACGCC